The following proteins are encoded in a genomic region of Alistipes shahii WAL 8301:
- a CDS encoding inorganic phosphate transporter, which translates to MSPLFTAIVVILALLAVMGIVVGVANDAVNFLNSALGSKVAPRRVILWVAAAGILVGTLTSSGMMEVARSGVFYPGQFSFQEIMMLFLGMMLGNVLLLDLYNTLGLPTSTTVSMVFGLLGAAVAAALFRIAGNPGTSLQDLSQFINTGKAMVIIAAILLSVALAFVAGTLFMYISRLIFSFRYAAVFRRWGAVWCGISLAGILYFALFKGLKSSGLIPTSVSAYVGDHVLVTLLAFWAAASLLLYIFQRMRLNIMRITILSGTFSLALAFAGNDLVNFIGVPLAGYDAWRIAGEAGSETMMMGALEAPARANFLLLGVSGLIMVLTLFFSKKSQHVTETELSLASQHEGDERFGSTLISRSLVRATLVMNTMWTGLIPARVQKAIDRRFEPLPAEERSSAPYDMVRAVVNLTAASILIAIATSYKLPLSTTYVVFMVAMGSSLADRSWGRESAVYRITGVMAVISGWFITALGGFLIALAVTALLLWGGWIAVAALTALCAWLLVRSHLKTPGLKEEAEKALLPLETAETPDEVLCACIGEVCTTMQEVTRIYNRTLVAVFKENRKVLKEMVRDSNRLFEEARIRKYNVMPTLRRLQRCDIDTGHFYVQVTDYLSEVTKALIHITRPAFEHIDNNHEGMSKEQIVDLMRVNDQVEAIFDKINDMLATKDFSDLDLVLEMRDKLFDTIVEAIKSQLRRINDVPSGSTRAGVLYLTILNETKTMMLQSRNLLKSQQYFLEAKK; encoded by the coding sequence ATGTCCCCGCTATTCACCGCAATCGTCGTCATCCTGGCCCTGCTGGCCGTGATGGGCATCGTCGTGGGCGTCGCCAACGACGCCGTCAACTTTCTCAACTCGGCCCTCGGCTCGAAAGTCGCACCGCGCCGCGTGATCCTCTGGGTCGCAGCCGCCGGCATTCTGGTCGGCACGCTCACCTCGAGCGGCATGATGGAGGTCGCCCGCAGCGGCGTCTTCTACCCCGGACAGTTCTCCTTTCAGGAGATTATGATGCTGTTTCTGGGCATGATGCTGGGCAACGTGCTGCTGCTGGACCTCTACAACACGCTGGGACTGCCCACCTCGACCACCGTATCGATGGTCTTCGGTCTGCTGGGCGCCGCCGTCGCCGCCGCCCTGTTCCGCATCGCCGGCAACCCGGGGACCTCCTTGCAGGACCTCTCGCAGTTCATCAACACGGGCAAAGCCATGGTCATCATCGCGGCGATCCTGTTGTCGGTGGCGCTGGCCTTCGTGGCCGGAACGCTTTTCATGTACATTTCGCGCCTCATCTTCTCGTTCCGCTACGCCGCCGTCTTCCGCCGCTGGGGAGCCGTCTGGTGCGGCATCTCGCTGGCCGGAATCCTCTATTTCGCGCTGTTCAAGGGGTTGAAAAGCTCGGGACTGATCCCGACCTCCGTTTCGGCCTACGTCGGCGACCACGTCCTCGTGACGCTCCTCGCCTTCTGGGCCGCGGCGTCGCTCCTCCTCTACATTTTCCAGCGCATGCGGCTCAACATCATGCGCATCACGATCCTGTCGGGAACCTTCTCGCTGGCCCTTGCCTTCGCAGGCAACGACCTGGTGAACTTCATCGGCGTGCCGCTGGCCGGCTACGACGCCTGGCGCATCGCCGGCGAGGCGGGCAGCGAAACGATGATGATGGGGGCGCTCGAAGCTCCCGCCCGGGCCAACTTCCTGCTGCTGGGCGTCTCGGGACTGATCATGGTGCTGACGCTGTTCTTCTCGAAAAAGTCGCAGCACGTCACCGAGACCGAACTGTCGCTCGCCTCGCAGCACGAGGGCGACGAACGCTTCGGTTCGACCCTCATTTCGCGCAGTCTGGTGCGCGCGACGCTGGTGATGAACACGATGTGGACCGGGCTGATTCCGGCGCGGGTTCAGAAGGCCATCGACCGGCGTTTCGAGCCGCTCCCTGCCGAAGAGCGTTCGTCGGCCCCCTACGACATGGTCCGCGCCGTGGTCAACCTCACCGCCGCGTCGATCCTGATCGCCATCGCCACCTCCTACAAACTGCCGCTGTCGACGACCTACGTGGTCTTCATGGTGGCCATGGGATCGTCGCTCGCCGACCGCTCGTGGGGCCGCGAAAGCGCCGTCTACCGCATCACGGGCGTGATGGCCGTCATCTCGGGGTGGTTCATCACAGCGCTCGGAGGATTCCTCATCGCGCTGGCCGTGACGGCCCTGCTGCTGTGGGGCGGCTGGATCGCCGTGGCAGCCCTCACGGCGCTCTGCGCCTGGCTGCTCGTCCGCAGCCACCTCAAGACGCCCGGACTGAAAGAGGAGGCCGAAAAGGCCCTGCTGCCGCTCGAAACGGCCGAGACCCCCGACGAGGTGCTGTGCGCCTGCATCGGCGAGGTCTGCACGACGATGCAGGAGGTCACGCGCATCTACAACCGCACGCTGGTAGCCGTCTTCAAGGAGAACCGCAAGGTGCTCAAGGAGATGGTGCGCGACTCGAACCGCCTTTTCGAGGAGGCCCGCATCCGCAAATACAACGTCATGCCGACGCTGCGCCGCCTGCAACGGTGCGACATCGACACGGGGCACTTCTACGTGCAGGTCACGGACTACCTTTCGGAGGTGACCAAGGCCCTGATCCACATCACGCGCCCGGCATTCGAACACATCGACAACAACCACGAGGGCATGTCGAAGGAGCAGATCGTCGACCTGATGCGCGTGAACGACCAGGTGGAGGCGATTTTCGACAAGATCAACGACATGCTGGCGACGAAGGATTTCTCGGACCTCGATCTGGTGCTCGAAATGCGCGACAAGCTCTTCGACACGATCGTCGAGGCGATCAAGAGCCAGCTGCGGCGCATCAACGACGTCCCGTCGGGCAGCACCCGCGCCGGGGTGCTCTACCTCACGATCCTCAACGAGACGAAGACGATGATGCTCCAGTCGCGCAACCTGCTCAAATCGCAGCAATATTTTCTGGAGGCCAAAAAATAA
- a CDS encoding sensor histidine kinase produces MATALKHKLSYHRRLFLLLLVFSWTLVGCFILFQYGREKHFKAERLDAQLQLFNLRMLDAVNAGVPPDAFIARSGAPCEGVRVTLIDPAGHVVFDNSLDTLPGANHLDRPEVAEALARGTGYTIRRHSESTDRNYFYSAMRGDRYIVRSAVPYSVPLGEILAADREFLWFMLGVTLLMSVAGYFATRRLGQNITRLNEFAERAERGERIDDLPAFPHDELGEISSHIIRLYARLQKTTADRDREHALALHEEQEKIRIKKQLTNNINHELKTPVAAIQGYLETLLANPSLDAQRRTDFLEKSAAQTERLRRLLADISTITRMDEASQLIQKERVVLNDLIAEVTADMELKPADQRLRVNIDFPQQVEIVGSPSLLASIFRNLADNAAAYSGGRDIFIRLLSDTPEECTVSFADNGIGIGEEHLPHIFERFYRIDKGRSRKQGGTGLGLAIVKNAVAIHGGTITARERERGGLEFVFTLKKHS; encoded by the coding sequence ATGGCTACGGCTTTGAAGCATAAACTTTCCTACCACCGGCGGCTGTTCCTGCTGCTGCTCGTCTTTTCGTGGACGCTGGTGGGGTGTTTCATCCTTTTCCAGTACGGGCGCGAAAAGCACTTCAAGGCCGAGCGGCTCGACGCGCAGTTGCAGCTTTTCAACCTGCGGATGCTCGACGCCGTGAATGCGGGCGTGCCCCCCGACGCCTTCATCGCCCGCTCCGGCGCACCCTGCGAAGGAGTGCGCGTGACACTGATCGACCCGGCGGGACACGTCGTTTTCGACAATTCGCTCGACACGCTGCCCGGCGCGAACCACCTTGACCGCCCCGAGGTCGCCGAGGCGCTGGCCCGCGGGACGGGGTACACCATCCGCCGCCACTCCGAAAGCACCGACCGCAACTATTTCTACTCGGCCATGCGGGGCGACCGCTACATCGTCCGCTCGGCCGTACCCTACTCCGTGCCGCTGGGTGAAATCCTGGCCGCCGACCGCGAATTCCTCTGGTTCATGCTGGGCGTGACGCTGCTGATGAGCGTGGCGGGCTATTTCGCCACGCGCCGCCTGGGCCAGAACATCACCCGGCTGAACGAATTCGCCGAACGGGCCGAGCGGGGCGAGCGGATCGACGACCTCCCGGCATTTCCCCACGACGAACTGGGCGAAATATCGAGCCACATCATCCGCCTCTACGCCCGTCTGCAAAAAACCACTGCCGACCGCGACCGCGAGCACGCCCTCGCGCTGCACGAGGAACAGGAGAAAATACGCATCAAGAAACAGCTCACCAACAACATCAACCACGAGCTGAAGACCCCCGTGGCGGCGATTCAGGGCTATCTGGAAACACTGCTGGCCAACCCGTCGCTCGACGCGCAAAGACGCACGGACTTCCTGGAAAAAAGCGCCGCACAGACCGAGCGTCTGCGGCGTCTGCTGGCCGACATCTCGACCATCACGCGCATGGACGAGGCGAGCCAGCTGATCCAGAAGGAGCGCGTCGTGCTGAACGACCTGATCGCCGAGGTCACGGCCGACATGGAACTGAAACCCGCCGACCAGCGGCTGCGGGTGAACATCGACTTCCCGCAGCAGGTCGAGATCGTCGGCAGCCCGTCGCTGCTGGCATCAATATTCCGCAACCTCGCGGACAACGCCGCGGCCTATTCCGGCGGACGCGACATCTTCATCCGGCTGCTTTCCGACACCCCCGAAGAGTGCACGGTCTCGTTCGCCGACAACGGCATCGGCATCGGCGAGGAGCACCTGCCGCACATCTTCGAACGCTTCTACCGCATCGACAAGGGCCGATCGCGCAAACAGGGCGGCACGGGACTGGGGCTGGCGATCGTCAAAAACGCCGTTGCGATCCACGGCGGCACGATCACGGCCCGCGAACGCGAACGCGGCGGGCTGGAGTTCGTCTTCACATTGAAGAAACACAGTTAA
- a CDS encoding response regulator transcription factor, with product MAKHKILVVDDEESLCEILQFNLEVEGYEADVAYSAEQALRMHPERYSLILLDVMMGEMSGFRMAQLLKADSETARVPMIFCTAKDSEDDTVAGLNIGADDYITKPFSVREVLARVRSVLRRTSAARAESESIHFEGLEIDLRRKVCTLDGKELQLTKKEFEILALLLSNRGVIFSREEILRRIWSDEVIVLDRTVDVNITRLRRKVGPYGEHIVTRLGYGYGFEA from the coding sequence ATGGCAAAACACAAAATCCTGGTGGTCGACGATGAAGAGTCGCTGTGCGAAATCCTGCAATTCAACCTCGAAGTCGAAGGCTACGAAGCCGACGTGGCATACAGCGCCGAGCAGGCCCTCCGGATGCATCCCGAACGCTATTCGCTGATCCTGCTGGACGTTATGATGGGCGAGATGAGCGGCTTTCGGATGGCGCAGCTCCTGAAAGCCGATTCCGAAACGGCCCGGGTCCCCATGATTTTCTGCACCGCGAAGGACTCCGAGGACGACACGGTGGCCGGGCTGAACATCGGAGCCGACGACTACATCACCAAACCCTTTTCGGTCCGCGAAGTGCTGGCCCGCGTGCGCAGCGTACTGCGCCGCACGTCCGCCGCACGCGCCGAATCCGAAAGCATCCACTTCGAAGGTCTGGAGATCGACCTCCGGCGCAAAGTCTGCACGCTCGACGGCAAGGAGCTGCAACTCACCAAGAAGGAGTTCGAAATCCTGGCTCTGCTGCTCTCGAACCGGGGCGTGATCTTTTCACGCGAGGAGATCCTGCGCCGCATCTGGAGCGACGAGGTGATCGTCCTCGACCGCACGGTCGACGTGAACATCACACGCCTGCGCCGTAAAGTCGGGCCTTACGGGGAACACATCGTAACGCGCCTGGGCTATGGCTACGGCTTTGAAGCATAA
- a CDS encoding bifunctional 3-deoxy-7-phosphoheptulonate synthase/chorismate mutase type II, translating into MNDIQPITLPGIDPRRPLVIAGPCSAETEEQVLGTARSLAAEGIRICRAGLWKPRTKPGGFEGVGEAGIAWLQRVKRETGMYTSTEVATREHVATALKGGVDLLWIGARTAANPFAMQEIADALRGTDVPVLVKNPVSPDLELWIGAIERIYNAGIRRIGAIHRGFTSIDKSLYRNHPMWAIPIELHRRLPRLPIFCDPSHIGGKRELIAPLSQQAMDLGFDGLIIEAHCSPDCAWSDKAQQVTPEALAYIIRNLVIRDESITTESLTELRSQIDKLDDQLLELLSRRMRVSRDIGQYKKEHNMPVLQTQRYEELLARRAGQAGQMGMDREFMRTVLQAIHEESIRQQMEVLGK; encoded by the coding sequence ATGAACGACATTCAACCCATCACACTCCCGGGAATCGACCCCCGGCGCCCCCTGGTAATCGCAGGCCCGTGCAGCGCCGAAACCGAAGAGCAGGTCCTCGGCACGGCCCGCTCGCTGGCAGCCGAAGGCATCCGCATCTGCCGCGCCGGACTCTGGAAGCCCCGCACCAAACCCGGCGGCTTCGAAGGCGTCGGAGAGGCGGGCATCGCCTGGCTCCAGCGCGTGAAACGCGAAACGGGCATGTACACCTCGACCGAAGTGGCCACCCGCGAGCACGTCGCCACGGCGCTGAAAGGCGGCGTCGACCTGCTGTGGATCGGCGCACGCACGGCGGCCAACCCCTTCGCCATGCAGGAGATCGCCGACGCCCTGCGCGGAACGGACGTCCCGGTGCTGGTGAAAAACCCCGTCAGCCCCGACCTCGAACTGTGGATCGGCGCCATCGAGCGCATCTACAACGCCGGCATCCGCCGCATCGGGGCCATCCACCGCGGGTTCACGTCGATCGACAAGAGCCTCTACCGCAACCACCCGATGTGGGCCATTCCCATCGAGCTGCACCGCCGCCTCCCCCGCCTGCCGATCTTCTGCGACCCGAGCCACATCGGAGGCAAGCGCGAGCTGATCGCCCCGCTGTCGCAGCAGGCCATGGACCTCGGGTTCGACGGACTGATCATCGAAGCCCACTGCTCGCCCGACTGCGCCTGGAGCGACAAGGCCCAGCAGGTGACCCCCGAGGCGCTGGCCTATATCATCCGCAACCTGGTGATCCGCGACGAGTCGATCACCACCGAGAGCCTCACCGAACTGCGTTCGCAGATCGACAAGCTCGACGACCAGCTGCTGGAGCTGCTCTCGCGCCGCATGCGCGTCTCGCGCGACATCGGACAGTACAAAAAGGAGCACAACATGCCCGTCCTGCAAACGCAGCGTTACGAGGAGCTGCTGGCCCGCCGCGCCGGGCAGGCCGGGCAGATGGGCATGGACCGCGAGTTCATGCGCACCGTCCTGCAGGCCATCCACGAGGAGTCGATCCGCCAGCAGATGGAGGTGCTGGGGAAATAG
- a CDS encoding prephenate dehydratase, with protein MEQIAIQGIAGCYHETAARGYFADREIEVLPCLSFDELFARMAADPALLGIAAIENTIAGSLLPNHELLQQSRARIIGEQKLRISHVLAALPGQTPDDIAEVRSHPIALMQCGDFLKTLPGMKIVERDDTAGSAREIAEGRLAGTAAICGADAARLYGLEILRRGIETNKHNFTRFLLLADERRAAEFADPAHTDKASLLFTLPHTRGSLSKVLTVLSFYDINLTKIQSLPIIGREWEYRFYVDVTFDDPMRYRQAIDAARPLTSDFRILGEYAECPNPAI; from the coding sequence ATGGAACAAATCGCAATACAGGGCATCGCAGGATGCTATCACGAAACGGCGGCGCGCGGCTATTTCGCAGACCGGGAAATAGAGGTGCTGCCCTGCTTGAGTTTCGACGAGTTGTTCGCCCGGATGGCCGCCGATCCGGCGCTGCTGGGCATCGCGGCCATCGAAAACACCATCGCCGGCAGCCTGCTGCCCAACCACGAGCTCCTGCAACAGAGCCGCGCCCGGATCATCGGCGAACAGAAACTCCGCATCTCGCACGTCCTGGCGGCCCTCCCCGGGCAGACGCCCGACGACATCGCCGAAGTCCGCTCGCACCCGATCGCCCTGATGCAGTGCGGCGATTTCCTGAAAACCCTCCCCGGCATGAAGATCGTCGAAAGGGACGACACCGCAGGCAGCGCGCGCGAAATCGCCGAGGGACGCCTCGCAGGCACGGCGGCCATCTGCGGCGCCGACGCAGCCCGTCTCTACGGACTCGAAATCCTCCGGCGGGGCATCGAGACCAACAAACACAACTTCACACGCTTCCTCCTGCTCGCCGACGAGCGCCGCGCCGCGGAATTCGCCGATCCCGCCCACACCGACAAAGCCTCGCTGCTCTTCACCCTTCCGCACACCCGGGGGAGCCTCTCCAAGGTGCTCACCGTCCTCTCGTTCTACGACATCAACCTCACCAAAATACAGTCGCTGCCCATCATCGGGCGCGAGTGGGAATACCGCTTCTACGTCGACGTGACGTTCGACGACCCGATGCGTTACCGGCAGGCCATCGACGCCGCACGGCCTCTCACCAGCGACTTCCGCATTCTCGGCGAATACGCCGAATGCCCCAACCCCGCGATCTGA
- a CDS encoding LPS kinase Kdo/WaaP, with protein sequence MHIHVNTASEHLRDFAERLPELFDREGEVLHAGRNTIKAFEAEGERLVVKRFKRPNLLRAVIYTFFRRSKARRSYEHAVRLRALGVDSPEPVAWSEYRRRGLLCDSYYVSRRSDYTPLSQTTARFPAAGTLPVLEAFARFAVQLHEKGIEHRDFNHGNILWDRTPAGAYRFQLIDINRMHFDDRPLSSRACMINLRRLSCPAVAFLYILDRYAETRGWDVDDTLLRGTFFRLAFGRRKQLRKRFRHRKG encoded by the coding sequence ATGCACATTCACGTCAATACGGCCTCGGAACACCTGCGGGACTTCGCGGAACGCCTGCCCGAACTCTTCGACCGGGAAGGCGAGGTCCTGCACGCGGGACGCAACACGATCAAAGCCTTCGAGGCGGAGGGAGAACGGCTGGTCGTCAAACGGTTCAAGCGCCCGAACCTGCTGCGGGCCGTCATCTACACCTTCTTCCGCCGGAGCAAGGCCCGCCGCTCGTACGAACACGCCGTGCGGCTCCGGGCGCTGGGCGTCGATTCGCCCGAACCCGTCGCATGGAGCGAATACCGCCGCCGCGGACTGCTCTGCGACAGCTACTACGTCTCGCGGCGCTCCGACTACACCCCGCTGTCGCAGACCACCGCACGCTTCCCCGCAGCGGGAACCCTGCCCGTGCTGGAGGCCTTCGCCCGCTTCGCCGTGCAGCTCCACGAGAAAGGCATCGAGCACCGGGACTTCAACCACGGCAACATCCTCTGGGACCGCACCCCCGCGGGCGCCTACCGCTTCCAGCTGATCGACATCAACCGCATGCATTTCGACGACCGGCCCCTCTCCTCCCGGGCCTGTATGATCAACCTCCGGAGGTTGTCCTGCCCCGCCGTGGCATTCCTCTACATCCTCGACCGCTACGCCGAAACGCGCGGATGGGATGTCGACGACACGCTGCTGCGCGGGACCTTCTTCCGGCTGGCGTTCGGCCGCCGCAAGCAGTTGCGCAAGCGGTTCCGGCACCGCAAGGGCTGA
- a CDS encoding BACON domain-containing protein yields MKIHAIISFLCLASVALGTSCKDDETHFLQRSHDALSFPYLNSTKELLVLTNGSWKITPDDTWISCSPGEGNGAPKEQAVNITVAQNDGAERTGSVTLSDGLKELVIRVTQEDGFFTVGSPEIAPSFDLYEELVDKRVTIPYQKSKPGYKADVTATLEGAGAEGIAIESLSGYEMEAGDGAIPLALSGTPTKKGPITVKLHVEISSVATPYDLTAESRAKLAGEVTVTMFKLLPRLAVLDWGDYEKGTGTNFNNGTPRSFSFGLALEEEGDNLRNYTSKTANWLTASSMFFAHNRFAFGNLQPSTTYWFWIVAHELGPNKEDSDKTWFSFTTPEENLAPNVILYKDFDDFWFRGCPIYQAFGVEVTNAQIGANIDPDDPNCPAATGKIVNPVNSTDSFFNYVGSATDNRGPVKAAKLWEAWWEGDTYGTNYADADYPGWQGFWVRTQTGAALLSTASVSGYIKTPKLTGIGEGTADITVTCHTAPYFEPYHSWGQDHEQHYIQVEGPGTITDGGPTKAEPTGAATANTDKQVTVQCTTHVDSDKIPTTDYVNPTEHVVKIAGATKETRIVIAAHPYGTKHYRLWIDDIQVTKDR; encoded by the coding sequence ATGAAAATACACGCTATAATTTCGTTTTTGTGCCTGGCGTCGGTCGCCCTCGGCACATCCTGCAAGGACGACGAAACCCACTTCCTGCAGCGGAGCCACGACGCGCTCTCGTTCCCGTACCTCAATTCGACGAAGGAGCTGCTCGTCCTGACCAACGGGTCCTGGAAAATCACGCCCGACGACACGTGGATCAGCTGTTCGCCCGGGGAGGGGAACGGCGCGCCGAAAGAACAGGCGGTGAACATCACCGTCGCGCAGAACGACGGCGCGGAGCGTACCGGCAGCGTCACGCTCTCCGACGGACTGAAAGAACTGGTCATCCGGGTTACGCAGGAGGACGGATTCTTCACCGTCGGCTCGCCCGAGATCGCCCCCAGTTTCGACCTCTACGAGGAGCTCGTGGACAAGCGGGTGACGATCCCCTACCAGAAATCGAAGCCCGGCTATAAGGCCGACGTCACGGCAACGCTCGAAGGCGCGGGAGCCGAAGGCATCGCCATCGAATCGCTCTCGGGATACGAAATGGAGGCGGGCGACGGAGCGATTCCCCTCGCCTTGAGCGGAACGCCGACCAAAAAAGGCCCGATCACGGTCAAACTGCACGTGGAGATCTCGTCCGTCGCGACCCCCTACGACCTCACCGCCGAGAGCCGCGCCAAACTGGCCGGCGAAGTAACCGTCACGATGTTCAAACTGCTGCCCCGCCTGGCAGTCCTCGACTGGGGCGACTACGAGAAGGGTACCGGCACGAACTTCAACAACGGCACGCCCCGCTCGTTCAGCTTCGGCCTCGCGCTGGAAGAGGAGGGCGACAACCTGCGCAACTACACCTCGAAGACGGCCAATTGGCTCACCGCCAGCAGCATGTTCTTCGCACACAACCGTTTCGCCTTCGGCAACCTGCAACCCAGCACGACCTACTGGTTCTGGATCGTCGCCCACGAGCTGGGTCCCAATAAGGAGGATTCCGACAAGACGTGGTTCTCGTTCACCACTCCCGAGGAGAATCTGGCGCCGAACGTCATCCTCTACAAGGATTTCGACGATTTCTGGTTCAGAGGCTGTCCGATCTACCAGGCATTCGGCGTCGAAGTCACCAACGCCCAGATCGGTGCGAACATCGACCCCGACGACCCGAACTGCCCGGCGGCCACCGGAAAAATCGTAAACCCCGTCAACTCCACCGACTCGTTCTTCAACTACGTCGGGAGCGCGACCGACAACCGCGGTCCGGTGAAAGCGGCCAAACTGTGGGAAGCATGGTGGGAAGGCGACACCTACGGCACGAACTACGCCGACGCCGACTATCCCGGCTGGCAGGGCTTCTGGGTACGCACCCAGACCGGAGCCGCACTGCTCTCGACCGCATCCGTTTCGGGCTACATCAAGACGCCCAAGCTGACCGGAATCGGCGAAGGGACGGCCGACATCACCGTAACGTGCCACACGGCGCCCTACTTCGAGCCGTACCACTCGTGGGGACAGGACCACGAACAGCACTACATCCAGGTCGAAGGTCCCGGAACCATCACCGACGGAGGCCCGACCAAGGCCGAACCGACAGGGGCCGCCACGGCCAACACGGACAAGCAGGTGACCGTACAGTGCACGACGCACGTGGACAGCGACAAAATTCCCACGACCGACTACGTAAACCCCACGGAGCATGTGGTCAAGATCGCCGGAGCCACCAAGGAGACCCGCATCGTAATCGCGGCGCATCCTTACGGAACCAAGCACTACCGCCTGTGGATCGACGACATCCAGGTAACGAAAGACCGATAA